One window of the Fusobacterium animalis 7_1 genome contains the following:
- a CDS encoding GNAT family N-acetyltransferase, protein MIRKCTLEDKKDWVRLNKQFIEYEYKDENVWNSPLKFGNLEEDFELILNDTSTILFAIIEKEKMIGFMNIQCFYSIWSHGKVFFLDDFFIEESFRGRGYGEKALKSLQEYAKKGGIKRIQLMAENTNPKAIEFYRKHKFNEQEIHLFLKYLI, encoded by the coding sequence ATGATTAGAAAATGCACATTGGAAGATAAAAAAGATTGGGTTAGATTAAATAAACAATTTATAGAATATGAATATAAAGATGAAAATGTTTGGAATTCTCCTCTTAAATTTGGAAATTTAGAAGAAGATTTTGAATTAATTTTAAATGATACCTCAACTATTTTATTTGCTATTATAGAGAAGGAAAAAATGATAGGTTTTATGAATATTCAATGTTTTTATAGTATTTGGAGTCATGGAAAAGTGTTTTTCTTAGATGATTTCTTCATTGAAGAAAGTTTTAGAGGAAGAGGTTATGGAGAAAAAGCACTTAAAAGTTTACAAGAATATGCTAAAAAAGGTGGAATAAAAAGAATTCAATTAATGGCTGAAAATACAAATCCAAAGGCAATAGAATTTTATAGAAAACATAAATTTAATGAACAAGAAATTCATTTATTTTTAAAATATTTAATTTAA